From the genome of Papaver somniferum cultivar HN1 chromosome 2, ASM357369v1, whole genome shotgun sequence, one region includes:
- the LOC113350683 gene encoding uncharacterized protein LOC113350683, with protein MNPLKCAFGVSSGKLLGFQLVASFTSLLKKGTSFVWTTLHQEAFQKIQRILSSPAVMKSHVQGRPLCLYTAFSDTAVGALLAQEDDEGVEHPIYYFSQILRDAELRLVKWLLQMSELDITRTSPRAIKGQSVTDLLATFLGKGTTALHEDLPGEFPKISVVEGEAWMLYFDGSATPSNNTRRAGVVLVSPTGEVFSHFFKLDFQCTNNSAEYEAFLIGLSIAKQAGATRLEIRGDSKLLVNQMNRMYALKEVRELLEEYGIKKVFSTIYYPQGNGQAESTNKTLIRILSRIVHDNPREWNEQLPTALWAYRTAPRSSIGVSPYSLVYGADAILPAEIKVPPARIAATSGVQWNEAKASNSRIAELDTLDSRRSKA; from the exons atgaatcctttgaaatgcgctttcggtgtTTCTTCAGGCAAGCTCCTGGGATTCCAG ctcgttgcttcattcacctccttgctgaagaaaggaacGAGTTTCGTCTGGACTACACTACACCAAGAAGCATTTCAGAAGATTCAACGGATATTGTCGTCTCCAGCGGTCATGAAGTCCCATGTCCAAGGAAGACCATTGTGCCTCTACACCGCATTCAGTGATACCGCCGTCGGGGCTTTGCTCGCTCAGGAGGATGATGAGGGAGTCGAACATCCCATATACTATTTCAGTCAAATATtaagagatgctgaactcag GCTGGTCAAGTGGCTTCTTCAAATGTCAGAGCTAGACATAACGCGTACATCACCAAGGGCTATCAAAGGACAATCCGTTACAGATTTACTGGCAACATTCCTTGGAAAAGGCACTACTGCACTACACGAGGATCTCCCTGGAGAATTTCCAAAGATCTCCGTTGTCGAAGGAGAGGCATGGATGCTGTATTTCGATGGCTCTGCCACTCCTAGCAATAACACTAGAAGGGCAGGCGTGGTCCTAGTGTCTCcaactggtgaagttttctcacatttctTCAAGTTGGACTTTcagtgcaccaacaactcagcagagtATGAAGCTTTTCTCATAGGACTGTCAATAGCCAAACAAGCAGGTGCCACTCGcctggagataagaggtgactctaAGTTACTGGTTAATCAGATGAATAGAATGTATGCGTTGAAGGAG GTACGAGAGTTGCTTGAAGAATATGGGATTAAAAAGGTCTTCTCCACCATTTACTATCCTCAAGGAAATGGACAGGctgaaagcaccaacaaaacatTAATTCGTATTCTCAGTCGGATAGTACATGACAACCCCAGAGAGTGGAACGAGCAGTTACCGACGGCGCTATGGGCGTATCGGACGGCACCTAGAAGTTCTATTGGGGTTTCTCCATATTCACTTGTTTACGGTGCGGACGCGATcctcccagcagaaatcaagGTTCCgccagccaggattgcagcaacaAGTGGGGTCCAGTGGAACGAGGCTAAAGCATCTAACTCAAGAATCGCTGAGTTAGACACTCTCGATTCCCGAAGAAGCAAGGCATAG